The Vitis vinifera cultivar Pinot Noir 40024 chromosome 1, ASM3070453v1 DNA segment CAATTGCAGGTACTTGGCTGTGTTTGCTGTGGTTTAGAGTTTTTCTTGGTATGTTGAACCTTGTTTTCTTAGTAGTTTAGTTGTTTGTGGAATTTGGTGATTTGAATTTTAGGAAGTTTTGACGACTGTTTTGGTGAGATTTTTAATCATCGTAATCTTGTAGCAGATTAGCAATTATAGTAAAATTGATTTTGCATCTGGGAGATTCGACTAAATAAATGCAAAAATGTTATAACTTTCTGACAGTTGTTCTAGTTATAGCTATTATTGATTTGGTTAGTGAAGTAGGAACCTGTAGGTTTAGGGAGCACCAAACCCATCGGCAGTCTAAAGCTCTCTGAATGATGCCTTGCTCTGGTACTGAGCCCAGTGCCTGACAGTTGGATTCTGTATGGATTGCCATTCCATCAAGATATGACTAAGAATTTTATCCAATTGGAGATTGGGATTATACTTCCTAATTGCAATTGAAGCCTTAAAGAATGGCATGTTGGCTAGAAATGGACAGGTAATTTCAAGAGCAAATTAAATGCTTCTTTTCATCTTGTTTGGTTATATGTGAGATTTGGAATTCTCCTAAGTGGTGAAGTAGAGAGAATACCACTGTTTTATAAAGGGTTTTATGcaatttgaaaatggaattatacCTGGGAACTAAGTTGAATCACTGGCATTTAGATTAGAGAtggatggattttttttaaacaacgcTAGAATCAGAGTTTGAAGGGGAAATTGAACAGCTCTAAgtcattttatttggttttatgtGGAATCTGGAGATCTTTTAGGTGGTATATGGTTAGGCTATTGACTGTAAAAGTTCCCTCAGGGTTCTCTAGGAGTTCAACATTTTAATGTGTTTGGTACTTATAAAATCAGCTTTTTGATTTCCAAAGCCCTTTGTGCAGGATGTTGAAAATGTTGCTATTGCTTGGCAACTATTGTTGAAAACCCACCTTTCTTTCTTTGCCTGAAGTCTGTCAGTCCACTCCTGAGTGTTATCTGTTGCTAAATTATCATTGTTATGTGGGACTAATCAATCTCTTTAAATGCCATTATCCGgagatttcttttttatatatatatttttccatgTCTTCTGTATTTTATTGATAATTGGGTATGGTTTGCTTTCAATTTCAGATTGACATACTAAAGATTTTGAGGGAATCCAAGTACTGGCAGAGATCTGGAGGCAGGGACCATGTGATTCCCATGCATCATCCGAATGCTTTCAGATTTTTTCGGGAACAGGTGAACACATCTATTCTTATTGTTGCAGATTTTGGACGCTATCCTAAAGAGATATCAAACCTGAGGAAAGATGTGGTGGCCCCTTATGTGCACGTGGTTGATTCCTTTACAGATGATAATTCTCCAGACCCATATGAGTCCCGCACCACACTTTTATTCTTCAGGGGGAGGACAATCAGGAAAGATGTATGTTGGTTCTAGAGGTGATCAACATATCATCATAATTACTTATATTTGGAACTAGAAATGATTTTGATCCCTGTAATGTTGCAGGAAGGAATTGTTCGTGCTAAACTGGCTAAGTTGTTAGCTGGGTATGATGATGTCATATATGAACAGAGCTTTGCATCGGGAGCAAATATAAAAGTGGTATGTACAATATTAATAGACTTGGTGAGTTGGTGTAAAATTGATATTGTTATGTGCATATCTATATACTGAAATACCTACTACTTTGCAAGCATTAGGAGATTACTGATAGTATCTTTCTGCTTGATCAGTGTTTTTTTctctgaaaataaaaaatattgttttggtACTGTTGAGCCATTATGATGGGTCCCCAACGCCCCCCTCCATGAGTGCCGCCAATACTGATATTTTGTTTGTCATCAGTGATTTCCATTTGATTGTTTGTTGATAACTTACATTTCTTTTCAACAAGGTTCCTGATATGCTGAGAAGTCTTTGTCAGTTGCCTTGCCATGTGAGACTGATAAGTATATGAATGGAGCCTTTGGCTTGCATGCATAAGGGTCAGCTAGACAGCAGGGATGGTGCTGCCCTTTGTTTGATGTGTATGCTTAATGCTTCTAGGGATCTTTCTAAGAGATGTTTGTTTATTAACtactattctttttcttcatgaaCTTTGGAAGGACCCCATAGTTCTGTATTACCTGGTTTGCAGTCACATTACATGTGATTCATGTCCTTGCAGCCTGTACCTTACCATTGGTACCAGGTAGATCTGTTTGACTATCCTATTGAGGAGCTCAGCCAATTTATTCTCAAAATGCATGTTTCATGTGTTAGGAAAATTCTACTTTTGAGAATAAGAGTTGGAGCTTTAGAGACGTTCTTTAGACATTTATGTGGAAGAATACCCCTAAGAAGGATCATGATGAGATATGACTGATGTCCTACAAGTTTATAGCCTAACACATTATTGTTGAAAATCAAGGGTGGCAATTATGGGACTTAACATAAACTCTTAACAGTTACTGTATTCAACCTCACCTTGAAGCAAGTATGTTAGAAATAAGGTAAAGCTAAATTTAAtgaggaaaatttaaaaatgtaattcTCAGTACCTTATTTTTACATACTGTCAACCCTCctaaactatcataaaaaaattgtaaaataatccTGATCTTTAGTTTAGTCATTTGCTGAAAGTTCAATTTTTGAAGGGAGTGTTATGGCTGTTTATTATATTGTGGTGGGTTGGTGCTTAAGGTGTAGAAGTCTTCTTGTCAATAACAATACAAATAGGAACCACTGTCCTTTGTATAGTAGTATGATTATTGGGAGCCAAACATCATCATCTTGTTGTAAACTCAAAATTTTCTGCTAGGCAAGAAAATTTCTATTGTGGAACTTTGGCAGAGCAAAGAATTGATCATACAGGTTGTCAAAGCAGCTGGATTTTTATCTAAACTTTGTTCTTGTCAACTTTGGGGTGtgcatgtttttcttttattcttttcaaaGAGGACTTCCATTTATATTGAGGTCATTGAAAAGCCAAGTCCCTGTTTACTGAATATGATAGAATCCATGCTTAGAAATTAGAGGCTCACAAAGTTGGATACCATGATCTTTTGcatttttcaagtatttacaaTTGCATTTTCACCATCGATCTTATCTCTCTTTTCTGGTATGACAGTCCACTCAAGGGATGCGATCATCGAAGTTTTGTCTGCATCCAGCAGGAGACACCCCTTCATCTTGCCGCCTGTTTGATGCTATTGTGAGCCACTGCGTTCCAGTGATTGTGAGCGACCAAATTGAGCTCCCCTATGAGGATGAGATTGACTACACACAGTTCTCAATTTTCTTCTCTGATAAAGAGGCATTGGAACCAGGTTACATGATAGAGCAGCTCCGGCAAATTCCCAAAGAGAGATGGGTTGAAATGTGGAGGCATCTTAAGTACATCTCCCATCACTATGAATTCCAGTACCCCCCAAAGAAAGGAGACGCTATTGATATGCTATGGAGACAGGTAAAGCACAAGCTTCCCAGGGCCAACCTTGATGTACATAGAAGCCGAAGGTTGAAAGTTCCAGACTGGTGGGACCACAGGAGATAGTTTCAGCATCCTGCTTTCATTACCTTGTAAATCACAAAATCATTCACAGTGACTACAGTTTTAAAGGGGGAAAAACCAGAGAGTTATATGCAACCATGGCCGGCAATACTTGCACAGATGGTATAATGGTTCATtctgttttcctttttcccatCCCAGCAATTGAGTGAGACTCCCTGTTTTGGGTTCAGTTTCTAGCGATGATGCACTTGGGTTGGTTTCTCACCCAGACACAGGCTGATGCAGCTCATCTTACACTATACAGTAGTGAGTGAGAATTTAATTATGTACTGCCTGTGTGCATCCATATTTCAGTGAT contains these protein-coding regions:
- the LOC100260931 gene encoding probable arabinosyltransferase ARAD1 isoform X6 is translated as MVGKATISVLILALLLLTTSIFIATVDLRSYLYPILLPRPGGRFPCSTGGGPLMVYMYDLPRRFHVGMLRRRSPADESPVTAENLPPWPSNSGLKKQHSVEYWMMASLLYDGGGGNETREAVRVWDPEMADAFFVPFFSSLSFNTHGHNMTDPDTEFDRQLQIDILKILRESKYWQRSGGRDHVIPMHHPNAFRFFREQEGIVRAKLAKLLAGYDDVIYEQSFASGANIKVSTQGMRSSKFCLHPAGDTPSSCRLFDAIVSHCVPVIVSDQIELPYEDEIDYTQFSIFFSDKEALEPGYMIEQLRQIPKERWVEMWRHLKYISHHYEFQYPPKKGDAIDMLWRQVKHKLPRANLDVHRSRRLKVPDWWDHRR
- the LOC100260931 gene encoding probable arabinosyltransferase ARAD1 isoform X2; the encoded protein is MVGKATISVLILALLLLTTSIFIATVDLRSYLYPILLPRPGGRFPCSTGGGPLMVYMYDLPRRFHVGMLRRRSPADESPVTAENLPPWPSNSGLKKQHSVEYWMMASLLYDGGGGNETREAVRVWDPEMADAFFVPFFSSLSFNTHGHNMTDPDTEFDRQLQIDILKILRESKYWQRSGGRDHVIPMHHPNAFRFFREQVNTSILIVADFGRYPKEISNLRKDVVAPYVHVVDSFTDDNSPDPYESRTTLLFFRGRTIRKDEGIVRAKLAKLLAGYDDVIYEQSFASGANIKVSTQGMRSSKFCLHPAGDTPSSCRLFDAIVSHCVPVIVSDQIELPYEDEIDYTQFSIFFSDKEALEPGYMIEQLRQIPKERWVEMWRHLKYISHHYEFQYPPKKGDAIDMLWRQVKHKLPRANLDVHRSRRLKVPDWWDHRR
- the LOC100260931 gene encoding probable arabinosyltransferase ARAD1 isoform X5, whose translation is MVGKATISVLILALLLLTTSIFIATVDLRSYLYPILLPRPGGRFPCSTGGGPLMVYMYDLPRRFHVGMLRRRSPADESPVTAENLPPWPSNSGLKKQHSVEYWMMASLLYDGGGGNETREAVRVWDPEMADAFFVPFFSSLSFNTHGHNMTDPDTEFDRQLQIDILKILRESKYWQRSGGRDHVIPMHHPNAFRFFREQEGIVRAKLAKLLAGYDDVIYEQSFASGANIKVVCTILIDLSTQGMRSSKFCLHPAGDTPSSCRLFDAIVSHCVPVIVSDQIELPYEDEIDYTQFSIFFSDKEALEPGYMIEQLRQIPKERWVEMWRHLKYISHHYEFQYPPKKGDAIDMLWRQVKHKLPRANLDVHRSRRLKVPDWWDHRR
- the LOC100260931 gene encoding probable arabinosyltransferase ARAD1 isoform X1, with product MVGKATISVLILALLLLTTSIFIATVDLRSYLYPILLPRPGGRFPCSTGGGPLMVYMYDLPRRFHVGMLRRRSPADESPVTAENLPPWPSNSGLKKQHSVEYWMMASLLYDGGGGNETREAVRVWDPEMADAFFVPFFSSLSFNTHGHNMTDPDTEFDRQLQIDILKILRESKYWQRSGGRDHVIPMHHPNAFRFFREQVNTSILIVADFGRYPKEISNLRKDVVAPYVHVVDSFTDDNSPDPYESRTTLLFFRGRTIRKDEGIVRAKLAKLLAGYDDVIYEQSFASGANIKVVCTILIDLSTQGMRSSKFCLHPAGDTPSSCRLFDAIVSHCVPVIVSDQIELPYEDEIDYTQFSIFFSDKEALEPGYMIEQLRQIPKERWVEMWRHLKYISHHYEFQYPPKKGDAIDMLWRQVKHKLPRANLDVHRSRRLKVPDWWDHRR
- the LOC100260931 gene encoding probable arabinosyltransferase ARAD1 isoform X3: MVGKATISVLILALLLLTTSIFIATVDLRSYLYPILLPRPGGRFPCSTGGGPLMVYMYDLPRRFHVGMLRRRSPADESPVTAENLPPWPSNSGLKKQHSVEYWMMASLLYDGGGGNETREAVRVWDPEMADAFFVPFFSSLSFNTHGHNMTDPDTEFDRQLQIDILKILRESKYWQRSGDFGRYPKEISNLRKDVVAPYVHVVDSFTDDNSPDPYESRTTLLFFRGRTIRKDEGIVRAKLAKLLAGYDDVIYEQSFASGANIKVVCTILIDLSTQGMRSSKFCLHPAGDTPSSCRLFDAIVSHCVPVIVSDQIELPYEDEIDYTQFSIFFSDKEALEPGYMIEQLRQIPKERWVEMWRHLKYISHHYEFQYPPKKGDAIDMLWRQVKHKLPRANLDVHRSRRLKVPDWWDHRR
- the LOC100260931 gene encoding probable arabinosyltransferase ARAD1 isoform X4: MVGKATISVLILALLLLTTSIFIATVDLRSYLYPILLPRPGGRFPCSTGGGPLMVYMYDLPRRFHVGMLRRRSPADESPVTAENLPPWPSNSGLKKQHSVEYWMMASLLYDGGGGNETREAVRVWDPEMADAFFVPFFSSLSFNTHGHNMTDPDTEFDRQLQIDILKILRESKYWQRSGDFGRYPKEISNLRKDVVAPYVHVVDSFTDDNSPDPYESRTTLLFFRGRTIRKDEGIVRAKLAKLLAGYDDVIYEQSFASGANIKVSTQGMRSSKFCLHPAGDTPSSCRLFDAIVSHCVPVIVSDQIELPYEDEIDYTQFSIFFSDKEALEPGYMIEQLRQIPKERWVEMWRHLKYISHHYEFQYPPKKGDAIDMLWRQVKHKLPRANLDVHRSRRLKVPDWWDHRR